The following proteins are co-located in the Phocoena phocoena chromosome 1, mPhoPho1.1, whole genome shotgun sequence genome:
- the UFC1 gene encoding ubiquitin-fold modifier-conjugating enzyme 1 produces MADEATRRVVSEIPVLKTNAGPRDRELWVQRLKEEYQSLIRYVENNKNADNDWFRLESNKEGTRWFGKCWYIHDLLKYEFDIEFDIPITYPTTAPEIAVPELDGKTAKMYRGGKICLTDHFKPLWARNVPKFGLAHLMALGLGPWLAVEIPDLIQKGVIQHKEKCSQ; encoded by the exons ATGGCGGATGAGGCCACTCGGCGTGTCGTGTCTGAGATCCCGGTGCTGAAGACCAATGCCGGACCTCGAGATCGGGAGTTGTGGGTGCAGAGACTCAAGGAGGAATATCAGTCTCTTATCCGG TACGTGGAGAACAACAAGAATGCAGACAATGATTGGTTCCGACTGGAGTCCAACAAGGAAGGGACTCG GTGGTTTGGAAAATGCTGGTACATCCATGACCTCCTCAAATATGAGTTTGACATCGAGTTTGAC ATTCCTATCACATATCCCACTACCGCTCCAGAAATCGCAGTCCCTGAACTGGATGGAAAAACAGCAAAGATGTACAG GGGTGGCAAAATATGCCTGACTGATCACTTTAAGCCTTTGTGGGCCAGGAATGTGCCTAAGTTTGGACTAGCTCATCTCATGGCTCTGGGG CTGGGTCCGTGGCTGGCAGTGGAAATCCCCGATCTGATTCAGAAGGGAGTGATTCAGCATAAAGAGAAATGCAGCCAATGA
- the USP21 gene encoding ubiquitin carboxyl-terminal hydrolase 21 isoform X1 gives MPQASEHRLGRTREPPLNVQPRVGSKLPFAPRARSKERRNPGPGPNPVLRPLPPRPGPPEERLKKLELGRGRTSGPRPRGPLRADHGVPLPGSPPPTVALPLPSRTNLARSKSVSSGDLRPMGIALGGHRGTGELGAALSRLALRPEPPTLRRSTSLRRLGGFSGPPTLLSIRTEPPTSHGSFHVISARPSEPFYSDDKMAHHTLLLGSGHVGLRNLGNTCFLNAVLQCLSSTRPLRDFCLRRDFRQEVPGGGRAQELTEAFADVIGALWHPDSCEAVNPTRFRAVFQKYVPSFSGYSQQDAQEFLKLLMERLHLEINRRDRRAPPVLANSPAPSQPRRGGALLEEPELSDDDRANLMWKRYLEREDSKIVDLFVGQLKSCLKCQSCGYRSTTFEVFCDLSLPIPKKGFAGGKVSLRDCFSLFTKEEELESENAPVCDQCRQKTRSTKKLTVQRFPRILVLHLNRFSASRGSIKKSSVGVDFPLQRLSLGDFASDKAGSPVYQLYALCNHSGSVHYGHYTALCRCQTGWHVYNDSRVSPVSENQVASSEGYVLFYQLMQEPPRCL, from the exons ATGCCCCAGGCTTCTGAGCACCGCCTGGGACGGACCCGAGAGCCACCTCTTAATGTCCAGCCCCGAGTGGGATCCAAGCTACCATTTGCTCCCAGGGCCCGGAGCAAGGAGCGCCGAAACCCAGGCCCTGGGCCGAACCCTGTGTTACGACCTCTGCCTCCTAGGCCAGGTCCCCCTGAGGAACGGCTCAAGAAACTGGAGCTGGGACGGGGACGGACCTCAGGCCCTCGTCCCAGAGGCCCGCTTCGGGCAGATCATGGAGTTCCCCTGCCTGGCTCACCACCCCCAACTGTGGCTCTGCCTCTCCCATCAAGGACCAACCTAGCCCGTTCCAAGTCTGTGAGCAGTGGGGACTTGCGTCCAATGGGGATTGCCTTGGGAGGGCACCGCGGCACTGGAGAGCTAGGGGCTGCACTGAGCCGCTTGGCTCTCCGGCCTGAGCCACCCACTTTGAGACGTAGCACCTCTCTCCGCCGCCTTGGGGGCTTTTCTGGGCCACCCACCTTGCTCAGCATACGGACAGAGCCCCCTACTTCCCATGGCTCCTTCCACGTGATATCTGCCCGGCCCTCTGAACCTTTCTACTCCGATGACAAGATG GCTCATCACACACTGCTTCTGGGCTCTGGTCATGTTGGCCTCCGAAACCTGGGGAACACG TGCTTCCTGAATGCTGTGCTACAGTGTTTGAGCAGCACTCGGCCTCTTCGGGACTTCTGTCTGCGAAGGGACTTCCGGCAAGAGGTGCCTGGAGGGGGCCGAGcccaagagctcactgaag cctttgcagatgtgattggtGCCCTGTGGCACCCTGACTCCTGTGAAGCTGTGAATCCTACTCGATTCCGAGCCGTCTTCCAGAAATACGTTCCCTCCTTCTCTGGATACAG CCAGCAGGATGCCCAAGAGTTTCTGAAGCTCCTCATGGAGCGGCTGCACCTCGAAATCAACCGACGAGACCGCCGGGCTCCGCCAGTCCTGGCCAATAGTCCAGCTCCCTCCCAACCCCGCCGTGGAGGGGCTCTGCTAGAAGAACCTGAGTTAAG CGATGACGACCGAGCCAACCTAATGTGGAAGCGTTACCTGGAGCGAGAGGACAGCAAGATTGTGG ACCTGTTTGTGGGCCAGTTGAAAAGTTGTCTCAAGTGCCAGTCCTGTGGGTATCGCTCCACGACCTTCGAGGTTTTTTGTGACCTGTCCCTGCCCATCCCCAAG AAAGGATTTGCCGGGGGCAAGGTGTCCCTGCGGGATTGTTTCAGCCTTTTCACCAAGGAAGAAGAGCTAGAATCGGAGAATGCCCCA GTGTGTGACCAATGTCGGCAGAAAACACGAAGTACCAAAAAGTTGACAGTACAAAGATTCCCCCGAATCCTCGTGCTCC ATCTTAATCGATTTTCTGCCTCCCGAGGCTCCATCAAGAAAAGTTCAGTAGGTGTAGACTTCCCGCTGCAGCGACTGAGCCTAGGGGACTTTGCCAGTGACAAAGCCG GAAGCCCCGTATATCAGCTGTATGCCCTTTGCAACCACTCGGGCAGTGTCCACTATGGCCACTACACAGCCCTGTGCCGGTGCCAGACTGGTTGGCATGTCTACAACGACTCTCG TGTCTCCCCTGTCAGTGAAAACCAGGTGGCATCCAGTGAGGGCTACGTGCTGTTCTACCAACTGATGCAGGAGCCACCCCGGTGCCTGTGA
- the USP21 gene encoding ubiquitin carboxyl-terminal hydrolase 21 isoform X2, protein MPQASEHRLGRTREPPLNVQPRVGSKLPFAPRARSKERRNPGPGPNPVLRPLPPRPGPPEERLKKLELGRGRTSGPRPRGPLRADHGVPLPGSPPPTVALPLPSRTNLARSKSVSSGDLRPMGIALGGHRGTGELGAALSRLALRPEPPTLRRSTSLRRLGGFSGPPTLLSIRTEPPTSHGSFHVISARPSEPFYSDDKMAHHTLLLGSGHVGLRNLGNTCFLNAVLQCLSSTRPLRDFCLRRDFRQEVPGGGRAQELTEAFADVIGALWHPDSCEAVNPTRFRAVFQKYVPSFSGYSQQDAQEFLKLLMERLHLEINRRDRRAPPVLANSPAPSQPRRGGALLEEPELSDDDRANLMWKRYLEREDSKIVDLFVGQLKSCLKCQSCGYRSTTFEVFCDLSLPIPKKGFAGGKVSLRDCFSLFTKEEELESENAPVCDQCRQKTRSTKKLTVQRFPRILVLHLNRFSASRGSIKKSSVGVDFPLQRLSLGDFASDKAGDVHYGHYTALCRCQTGWHVYNDSRVSPVSENQVASSEGYVLFYQLMQEPPRCL, encoded by the exons ATGCCCCAGGCTTCTGAGCACCGCCTGGGACGGACCCGAGAGCCACCTCTTAATGTCCAGCCCCGAGTGGGATCCAAGCTACCATTTGCTCCCAGGGCCCGGAGCAAGGAGCGCCGAAACCCAGGCCCTGGGCCGAACCCTGTGTTACGACCTCTGCCTCCTAGGCCAGGTCCCCCTGAGGAACGGCTCAAGAAACTGGAGCTGGGACGGGGACGGACCTCAGGCCCTCGTCCCAGAGGCCCGCTTCGGGCAGATCATGGAGTTCCCCTGCCTGGCTCACCACCCCCAACTGTGGCTCTGCCTCTCCCATCAAGGACCAACCTAGCCCGTTCCAAGTCTGTGAGCAGTGGGGACTTGCGTCCAATGGGGATTGCCTTGGGAGGGCACCGCGGCACTGGAGAGCTAGGGGCTGCACTGAGCCGCTTGGCTCTCCGGCCTGAGCCACCCACTTTGAGACGTAGCACCTCTCTCCGCCGCCTTGGGGGCTTTTCTGGGCCACCCACCTTGCTCAGCATACGGACAGAGCCCCCTACTTCCCATGGCTCCTTCCACGTGATATCTGCCCGGCCCTCTGAACCTTTCTACTCCGATGACAAGATG GCTCATCACACACTGCTTCTGGGCTCTGGTCATGTTGGCCTCCGAAACCTGGGGAACACG TGCTTCCTGAATGCTGTGCTACAGTGTTTGAGCAGCACTCGGCCTCTTCGGGACTTCTGTCTGCGAAGGGACTTCCGGCAAGAGGTGCCTGGAGGGGGCCGAGcccaagagctcactgaag cctttgcagatgtgattggtGCCCTGTGGCACCCTGACTCCTGTGAAGCTGTGAATCCTACTCGATTCCGAGCCGTCTTCCAGAAATACGTTCCCTCCTTCTCTGGATACAG CCAGCAGGATGCCCAAGAGTTTCTGAAGCTCCTCATGGAGCGGCTGCACCTCGAAATCAACCGACGAGACCGCCGGGCTCCGCCAGTCCTGGCCAATAGTCCAGCTCCCTCCCAACCCCGCCGTGGAGGGGCTCTGCTAGAAGAACCTGAGTTAAG CGATGACGACCGAGCCAACCTAATGTGGAAGCGTTACCTGGAGCGAGAGGACAGCAAGATTGTGG ACCTGTTTGTGGGCCAGTTGAAAAGTTGTCTCAAGTGCCAGTCCTGTGGGTATCGCTCCACGACCTTCGAGGTTTTTTGTGACCTGTCCCTGCCCATCCCCAAG AAAGGATTTGCCGGGGGCAAGGTGTCCCTGCGGGATTGTTTCAGCCTTTTCACCAAGGAAGAAGAGCTAGAATCGGAGAATGCCCCA GTGTGTGACCAATGTCGGCAGAAAACACGAAGTACCAAAAAGTTGACAGTACAAAGATTCCCCCGAATCCTCGTGCTCC ATCTTAATCGATTTTCTGCCTCCCGAGGCTCCATCAAGAAAAGTTCAGTAGGTGTAGACTTCCCGCTGCAGCGACTGAGCCTAGGGGACTTTGCCAGTGACAAAGCCGGTGA TGTCCACTATGGCCACTACACAGCCCTGTGCCGGTGCCAGACTGGTTGGCATGTCTACAACGACTCTCG TGTCTCCCCTGTCAGTGAAAACCAGGTGGCATCCAGTGAGGGCTACGTGCTGTTCTACCAACTGATGCAGGAGCCACCCCGGTGCCTGTGA
- the PPOX gene encoding protoporphyrinogen oxidase isoform X1, whose protein sequence is MGRTVVVLGGGISGLAASYHLSRAPCPPKVVLVEGSERLGGWIRSVRGPDGAVFELGPRGIRPAGVLGARTLLMVSELGLDSEVLPVRGDHAAAQNRFLYVGGALHALPSGFRGLLRPSPPFSKPLFWAGLKELTTPRGKDPDETVHSFAQRRLGPEVASLAMDSLCRGVFAGNSRELSIRSCFPSLFQAEQTHRSILLGLLLGAGRGPQPDSALIRQARAERWSQWSLREGLETLPQALNTHLTSRGVSVLRGQPVCGLSLEAEGCWKVSLGDSNLEADHIISAIPASVLSKLLPAEAAPLARALSTITAVSVAVVNLQYRGGRLPVQGFGHLVPSSEDPGILGIVYDSVAFPEQDGSPPGLRVTVMLGGSWLRTLEARGSVLSQELFQKEAEKAAATQLGLKEPPSHCLVHLHKNCIPQYTLGHWQKLESATQFLAAQKLPLTLAGASYEGVAVNDCIESGRQAAARVLGTEPNS, encoded by the exons ATGGGCCGGACCGTGGTCGTGCTGGGCGGAGGGATCAGCGGCTTGGCCGCTAGTTATCACCTGAGCCGGGCCCCTTGTCCCCCCAAG GTGGTATTGGTGGAGGGCAGCGAGCGCCTGGGAGGCTGGATCCGCTCGGTACGAGGGCCAGATGGTGCTGTATTTGAACTTGGACCTCGAGGAATTCGGCCGGCGGGAGTCCTGGGAGCCCGGACCCTGCTCATG GTTTCCGAGCTTGGCTTGGACTCAGAAGTGTTGCCTGTCCGGGGAGACCATGCAGCTGCCCAGAATAGGTTCCTGTATGTAGGTGGCGCCCTGCACGCCCTGCCCTCTGGCTTCAG GGGGCTACTCCGCCCTTCACCTCCCTTCTCCAAACCTCTGTTTTGGGCTGGGTTGAAGGAGTTGACTACGCCCCGGGGCAAAGACCCTGATGAGACTGTGCACAGTTTCGCCCAGCGTCGCCTTGGTCCTGAG GTGGCGTCTCTAGCCATGGACAGTCTTTGCCGTGGAGTGTTTGCAGGCAACAGCCGTGAGCTCAGCATCAGGTCCTGCTTTCCCAGTCTCTTCCAAGCTGAGCAAACCCATCGATCCATATTactggggctgctgctgggggcag GGCGGGGCCCACAGCCAGACTCAGCACTTATTCGCCAGGCTCGGGCTGAGCGCTGGAGCCAGTGGTCACTCCGTGAAGGGCTGGAGACATTGCCTCAGGCCCTTAACACCCACCTGACTAGTAGGGGTGTCAGTGTTCTCAGAGGCCAGCCAGTCTGTGGGCTCAGCCTCGAAGCAGAAGGGTGCTGGAAG GTGTCTCTAGGGGACAGCAACCTGGAGGCTGACCACATTATTAGTGCCATTCCAGCTTCAG TGCTCAGCAAGCTGCTCCCTGCTGAGGCTGCACCGCTGGCTCGTGCTCTGAGTACCATCACTGCTGTGTCTGTGGCTGTGGTGAATCTGCAGTACCGAGGAGGTCGTCTGCCTGTCCAG gGATTTGGACATTTGGTGCCATCCTCAGAAGACCCAGGCATCCTGGGAATCGTGTATGACTCAGTTGCTTTCCCTGAGCAGGATGGGAGTCCCCCTGGCCTCAGAGTGACT GTGATGTTGGGAGGTTCCTGGTTACGGACATTAGAAGCCAGGGGCAGTGTCTTATCTCAGGAGCTGTTCcaaaaggaggcagagaaagcagCTGCCACTCAGTTGGGACTGAAGGAGCCACCAAGTCACTGCTTGGTCCATCTACACAAG aaCTGTATCCCCCAGTATACTTTAGGCCACTGGCAAAAACTGG AGTCAGCTACCCAATTCCTGGCTGCTCAGAAGCTGCCTTTGACTCTGGCCGGAGCCTCGTATGAGGGGGTTGCTGTCAATGATTGTATAGAGAGTGGGCGCCAGGCAGCAGCCCGTGTCCTGGGCACAGAACCTAACAGTTGA
- the PPOX gene encoding protoporphyrinogen oxidase isoform X2 translates to MGRTVVVLGGGISGLAASYHLSRAPCPPKVVLVEGSERLGGWIRSVRGPDGAVFELGPRGIRPAGVLGARTLLMVSGRVEQVSELGLDSEVLPVRGDHAAAQNRFLYVGGALHALPSGLNPSLTLKVASLAMDSLCRGVFAGNSRELSIRSCFPSLFQAEQTHRSILLGLLLGAGRGPQPDSALIRQARAERWSQWSLREGLETLPQALNTHLTSRGVSVLRGQPVCGLSLEAEGCWKVSLGDSNLEADHIISAIPASVLSKLLPAEAAPLARALSTITAVSVAVVNLQYRGGRLPVQGFGHLVPSSEDPGILGIVYDSVAFPEQDGSPPGLRVTVMLGGSWLRTLEARGSVLSQELFQKEAEKAAATQLGLKEPPSHCLVHLHKNCIPQYTLGHWQKLESATQFLAAQKLPLTLAGASYEGVAVNDCIESGRQAAARVLGTEPNS, encoded by the exons ATGGGCCGGACCGTGGTCGTGCTGGGCGGAGGGATCAGCGGCTTGGCCGCTAGTTATCACCTGAGCCGGGCCCCTTGTCCCCCCAAG GTGGTATTGGTGGAGGGCAGCGAGCGCCTGGGAGGCTGGATCCGCTCGGTACGAGGGCCAGATGGTGCTGTATTTGAACTTGGACCTCGAGGAATTCGGCCGGCGGGAGTCCTGGGAGCCCGGACCCTGCTCATGGTGAGCG GACGTGTGGAGCAGGTTTCCGAGCTTGGCTTGGACTCAGAAGTGTTGCCTGTCCGGGGAGACCATGCAGCTGCCCAGAATAGGTTCCTGTATGTAGGTGGCGCCCTGCACGCCCTGCCCTCTGG TCTCAATCCCAGTCTCACCCTTAAGGTGGCGTCTCTAGCCATGGACAGTCTTTGCCGTGGAGTGTTTGCAGGCAACAGCCGTGAGCTCAGCATCAGGTCCTGCTTTCCCAGTCTCTTCCAAGCTGAGCAAACCCATCGATCCATATTactggggctgctgctgggggcag GGCGGGGCCCACAGCCAGACTCAGCACTTATTCGCCAGGCTCGGGCTGAGCGCTGGAGCCAGTGGTCACTCCGTGAAGGGCTGGAGACATTGCCTCAGGCCCTTAACACCCACCTGACTAGTAGGGGTGTCAGTGTTCTCAGAGGCCAGCCAGTCTGTGGGCTCAGCCTCGAAGCAGAAGGGTGCTGGAAG GTGTCTCTAGGGGACAGCAACCTGGAGGCTGACCACATTATTAGTGCCATTCCAGCTTCAG TGCTCAGCAAGCTGCTCCCTGCTGAGGCTGCACCGCTGGCTCGTGCTCTGAGTACCATCACTGCTGTGTCTGTGGCTGTGGTGAATCTGCAGTACCGAGGAGGTCGTCTGCCTGTCCAG gGATTTGGACATTTGGTGCCATCCTCAGAAGACCCAGGCATCCTGGGAATCGTGTATGACTCAGTTGCTTTCCCTGAGCAGGATGGGAGTCCCCCTGGCCTCAGAGTGACT GTGATGTTGGGAGGTTCCTGGTTACGGACATTAGAAGCCAGGGGCAGTGTCTTATCTCAGGAGCTGTTCcaaaaggaggcagagaaagcagCTGCCACTCAGTTGGGACTGAAGGAGCCACCAAGTCACTGCTTGGTCCATCTACACAAG aaCTGTATCCCCCAGTATACTTTAGGCCACTGGCAAAAACTGG AGTCAGCTACCCAATTCCTGGCTGCTCAGAAGCTGCCTTTGACTCTGGCCGGAGCCTCGTATGAGGGGGTTGCTGTCAATGATTGTATAGAGAGTGGGCGCCAGGCAGCAGCCCGTGTCCTGGGCACAGAACCTAACAGTTGA
- the PPOX gene encoding protoporphyrinogen oxidase isoform X3: MGRTVVVLGGGISGLAASYHLSRAPCPPKVVLVEGSERLGGWIRSVRGPDGAVFELGPRGIRPAGVLGARTLLMVSELGLDSEVLPVRGDHAAAQNRFLYVGGALHALPSGFRGLLRPSPPFSKPLFWAGLKELTTPRGKDPDETVHSFAQRRLGPEVASLAMDSLCRGVFAGNSRELSIRSCFPSLFQAEQTHRSILLGLLLGAGRGPQPDSALIRQARAERWSQWSLREGLETLPQALNTHLTSRGVSVLRGQPVCGLSLEAEGCWKVSLGDSNLEADHIISAIPASVLSKLLPAEAAPLARALSTITAVSVAVVNLQYRGGRLPVQVMLGGSWLRTLEARGSVLSQELFQKEAEKAAATQLGLKEPPSHCLVHLHKNCIPQYTLGHWQKLESATQFLAAQKLPLTLAGASYEGVAVNDCIESGRQAAARVLGTEPNS, encoded by the exons ATGGGCCGGACCGTGGTCGTGCTGGGCGGAGGGATCAGCGGCTTGGCCGCTAGTTATCACCTGAGCCGGGCCCCTTGTCCCCCCAAG GTGGTATTGGTGGAGGGCAGCGAGCGCCTGGGAGGCTGGATCCGCTCGGTACGAGGGCCAGATGGTGCTGTATTTGAACTTGGACCTCGAGGAATTCGGCCGGCGGGAGTCCTGGGAGCCCGGACCCTGCTCATG GTTTCCGAGCTTGGCTTGGACTCAGAAGTGTTGCCTGTCCGGGGAGACCATGCAGCTGCCCAGAATAGGTTCCTGTATGTAGGTGGCGCCCTGCACGCCCTGCCCTCTGGCTTCAG GGGGCTACTCCGCCCTTCACCTCCCTTCTCCAAACCTCTGTTTTGGGCTGGGTTGAAGGAGTTGACTACGCCCCGGGGCAAAGACCCTGATGAGACTGTGCACAGTTTCGCCCAGCGTCGCCTTGGTCCTGAG GTGGCGTCTCTAGCCATGGACAGTCTTTGCCGTGGAGTGTTTGCAGGCAACAGCCGTGAGCTCAGCATCAGGTCCTGCTTTCCCAGTCTCTTCCAAGCTGAGCAAACCCATCGATCCATATTactggggctgctgctgggggcag GGCGGGGCCCACAGCCAGACTCAGCACTTATTCGCCAGGCTCGGGCTGAGCGCTGGAGCCAGTGGTCACTCCGTGAAGGGCTGGAGACATTGCCTCAGGCCCTTAACACCCACCTGACTAGTAGGGGTGTCAGTGTTCTCAGAGGCCAGCCAGTCTGTGGGCTCAGCCTCGAAGCAGAAGGGTGCTGGAAG GTGTCTCTAGGGGACAGCAACCTGGAGGCTGACCACATTATTAGTGCCATTCCAGCTTCAG TGCTCAGCAAGCTGCTCCCTGCTGAGGCTGCACCGCTGGCTCGTGCTCTGAGTACCATCACTGCTGTGTCTGTGGCTGTGGTGAATCTGCAGTACCGAGGAGGTCGTCTGCCTGTCCAG GTGATGTTGGGAGGTTCCTGGTTACGGACATTAGAAGCCAGGGGCAGTGTCTTATCTCAGGAGCTGTTCcaaaaggaggcagagaaagcagCTGCCACTCAGTTGGGACTGAAGGAGCCACCAAGTCACTGCTTGGTCCATCTACACAAG aaCTGTATCCCCCAGTATACTTTAGGCCACTGGCAAAAACTGG AGTCAGCTACCCAATTCCTGGCTGCTCAGAAGCTGCCTTTGACTCTGGCCGGAGCCTCGTATGAGGGGGTTGCTGTCAATGATTGTATAGAGAGTGGGCGCCAGGCAGCAGCCCGTGTCCTGGGCACAGAACCTAACAGTTGA
- the PPOX gene encoding protoporphyrinogen oxidase isoform X4, which yields MRLCTVSPSVALVLSPSLTLKVASLAMDSLCRGVFAGNSRELSIRSCFPSLFQAEQTHRSILLGLLLGAGRGPQPDSALIRQARAERWSQWSLREGLETLPQALNTHLTSRGVSVLRGQPVCGLSLEAEGCWKVSLGDSNLEADHIISAIPASVLSKLLPAEAAPLARALSTITAVSVAVVNLQYRGGRLPVQGFGHLVPSSEDPGILGIVYDSVAFPEQDGSPPGLRVTVMLGGSWLRTLEARGSVLSQELFQKEAEKAAATQLGLKEPPSHCLVHLHKNCIPQYTLGHWQKLESATQFLAAQKLPLTLAGASYEGVAVNDCIESGRQAAARVLGTEPNS from the exons ATGAGACTGTGCACAGTTTCGCCCAGCGTCGCCTTGGTCCTGAG TCCCAGTCTCACCCTTAAGGTGGCGTCTCTAGCCATGGACAGTCTTTGCCGTGGAGTGTTTGCAGGCAACAGCCGTGAGCTCAGCATCAGGTCCTGCTTTCCCAGTCTCTTCCAAGCTGAGCAAACCCATCGATCCATATTactggggctgctgctgggggcag GGCGGGGCCCACAGCCAGACTCAGCACTTATTCGCCAGGCTCGGGCTGAGCGCTGGAGCCAGTGGTCACTCCGTGAAGGGCTGGAGACATTGCCTCAGGCCCTTAACACCCACCTGACTAGTAGGGGTGTCAGTGTTCTCAGAGGCCAGCCAGTCTGTGGGCTCAGCCTCGAAGCAGAAGGGTGCTGGAAG GTGTCTCTAGGGGACAGCAACCTGGAGGCTGACCACATTATTAGTGCCATTCCAGCTTCAG TGCTCAGCAAGCTGCTCCCTGCTGAGGCTGCACCGCTGGCTCGTGCTCTGAGTACCATCACTGCTGTGTCTGTGGCTGTGGTGAATCTGCAGTACCGAGGAGGTCGTCTGCCTGTCCAG gGATTTGGACATTTGGTGCCATCCTCAGAAGACCCAGGCATCCTGGGAATCGTGTATGACTCAGTTGCTTTCCCTGAGCAGGATGGGAGTCCCCCTGGCCTCAGAGTGACT GTGATGTTGGGAGGTTCCTGGTTACGGACATTAGAAGCCAGGGGCAGTGTCTTATCTCAGGAGCTGTTCcaaaaggaggcagagaaagcagCTGCCACTCAGTTGGGACTGAAGGAGCCACCAAGTCACTGCTTGGTCCATCTACACAAG aaCTGTATCCCCCAGTATACTTTAGGCCACTGGCAAAAACTGG AGTCAGCTACCCAATTCCTGGCTGCTCAGAAGCTGCCTTTGACTCTGGCCGGAGCCTCGTATGAGGGGGTTGCTGTCAATGATTGTATAGAGAGTGGGCGCCAGGCAGCAGCCCGTGTCCTGGGCACAGAACCTAACAGTTGA
- the B4GALT3 gene encoding beta-1,4-galactosyltransferase 3, whose product MLRRLLERPCTLALLVGSQLAVMMYLSLGGFRSLSALFGREQEPTFDYSHPHDVYSNLSHLPGAPVAPGVPPAPQGLPYCPERSPLLVGPVSVSFSPVPSLAEIVERNPRVEPGGRYRPAGCEPRSRTAIIVPHRAREHHLRLLLYHLHPFLQRQQLAYGIYVIHQAGNGTFNRAKLLNVGVREALRDEEWDCLFLHDVDLLPENDHNLYVCDPRGPRHVAVAMNKFGYSLPYPQYFGGVSALTPDQYLKMNGFPNEYWGWGGEDDDIATRVRLAGMKISRPPTSVGHYKMVKHRGDKGNEENPHRFDLLVRTRNSWTQDGMNSLTYRLLARELGPLYTNITADIGTDPRGPQTPSGPRYPPGSSQAFRQEMLQRRPPARPDPLPAANHTAPHGSH is encoded by the exons ATGCTGCGGAGGCTGCTGGAGCGACCCTGCACTCTGGCCCTGCTTGTGGGCTCCCAGCTGGCTGTCATGATGTACCTGTCGCTGGGGGGCTTCCGAAGCCTCAGCGCTCTATTTGGCCGAGAGCAGGAGCCGACATTTGACTACTCTCATCCCCATGATGTCTACAGTAACCTTAGTCACCTGCCTGGGGCCCCTGTTGCCCCAGGGGTCCCCCCAGCTCCTCAAGGTCTGCCCTACTGTCCAGAACGATCTCCTCTCTTAG TGGGTCCCGTGTCCGTGTCCTTTAGCCCAGTGCCGTCACTGGCAGAGATTGTGGAGAGGAATCCCCGGGTGGAACCGGGGGGCCGGTACCGCCCTGCAGGGTGTGAGCCCCGGTCCCGAACAGCCATCATTGTGCCCCATCGTGCCCGGGAGCACCACCTGCGCCTGCTGCTCTACCACCTGCACCCATTCCTGCAACGCCAGCAGCTTGCTTATGGCATCTATGTCATCCACCAG GCTGGAAACGGAACATTTAACAGGGCAAAGCTGTTGAATGTTGGGGTGCGGGAGGCCCTGCGTGATGAAGAATGGGACTGCTTGTTCTTGCACGATGTGGACCTCTTGCCAGAGAACGACCACAATCTGTATGTGTGTGACCCCCGAGGACCCCGGCATGTTGCTGTTGCCATGAACAAGTTTGGATACAG cctcccgTACCCCCAGTACTTTGGAGGGGTCTCGGCGCTCACTCCTGACCAGTATCTGAAGATGAATGGCTTCCCCAATGAATACTGGGGCTGGGGTGGTGAGGATGATGACATTGCTACCAG GGTACGCCTGGCTGGGATGAAGATCTCTCGGCCCCCCACGTCTGTGGGACACTATAAGATGGTGAAGCACCGAGGAGATAAGGGCAACGAGGAAAATCCCCACAG ATTTGACCTCCTGGTCCGAACCCGGAATTCCTGGACTCAAGATGGGATGAACTCACTGACATACCGATTGCTGGCTCGAGAGCTGGGCCCTCTCTATACCAACATCACAGCAGACATTGGAACTGACCCTCGGGGTCCTCAGACTCCCTCTGGTCCCCGTTACCCACCTGGTTCCTCCCAGGCCTTCCGTCAGGAGATGCTGCAGCGCCGGCCCCCAGCCAGGCCCGACCCTCTGCCTGCTGCCAACCACACAGCTCCCCATGGTTCACACTGA